A stretch of DNA from Odocoileus virginianus isolate 20LAN1187 ecotype Illinois chromosome 7, Ovbor_1.2, whole genome shotgun sequence:
GAGCCCCGGGTCTGTCCAAAGGGAACTCCGCCCACAGGGGTGGCCTCACAGGTGCCAAACCCCAGGCTTCTGCAAGGAGGAGAGACCCCAGTCTCTCCCCGTGGAGCTTCTCCAGGAAGTTCAAGTTCAAATCTATGGGAAGAAATTGAGGTTTGCCAGAGGAACCTGAATGAACCTGAAAGCAAAGACACAGGGAAGACCCTCCACCTTCACGTGGTGGGCAGCGGAGGCAGTGATAAGACAGTGAGCTGTGCCCAGTACACTGCAGATGGAGGATGGAGACCACGAGCTGCTTCGAGAGACAGGAGATGATGCGGGGACAGAAGACAATGTGGATACAGGAGATGATGCAGGGACAGGAGATGATGCGGGTCAGGTGCTTCTCCAAGAGAGTAGTTGCTGTTGAAGTCACAGTTGAAGCGTCTCCACAGCCTCCTGGAGCATTCATTGCCTCCAGATCCACCCCTGGAGGACCAGAGCTGAGGCCACGCTCACACGCCTGGACCAAACCTCAGCCAGTGTTTCCATGTGGCCCTGCTCCTGCCATGATCCCCTCTTCTCTTCCACTGAGCGCAGAGCTCTGTAAGATGAACATAGGCAACTCCAGTGAGAACACACAGCTGTTTACTCAGAGCTGCTCAGTCGACGGAGTCACCACTCTCACTCAGGTTTGGCGGGGAGCCCAGGCCGGCAGGGTGGAGGAGCGCTCCCAGGTGGAAAGGGAAGGCTGGGAGTGCATAGATTGGAGGCTGGTGGCCAGTGGCCGCCTCCCCTCTCCGCTCCACTGGGACCATGGAGACTGATCGTGGGGTTTCTTGGGAGGGGCTTGGACTGGGGCTTGGAGAGTTCTCTGTCCAGTCCTCCCAGGCTCACTTCTAATCAATATGCTCCCCTCAATTCTCCTTCAAGCAAATGCAACATGCTCCCACCCACCCACTGACCCTGGGCCTCGGGCTGCAGAGGTAAGGGGTAGGGGCTCTGGCCTCCTTccgccctgagccctgagccctcctccttccccagagaTGTTTCTCCACAAGGTGCTGTTCAAGGGTGTTTGTCCCCTTGTCAGCTCTGTGCCATCGCCTTCCCCACCACCCTCTGGGACCTGGAGTGTGGAGGGCTGCAGAGACCTTAGGGCCCCCTGGGGTCCCCTGGGCTGTGGGCCTTCCTGGTGACAGGGACGCTGAGCACCTGCATCTAGGAGGGCCTTTGTCTGAAAGCACCACTACGCACCACCCTCTTCCCCATCGTGTCCCTGGGTCCACCACGATCTGGGTCACAGCTAGTTCCTCACAGGGAGCCCCCCCATCACTGCCCCACCTCTCTGTCTCCCAGCCATCGCTTCCTGACAGGATTGCCTGTTCGTGGACTGGGGGACAGACTGGGCGGAGTGGACCCCTCCTGGTAACCCTGCAGCTGGTGTGGGTGCAGGCCGTGGGTGCCAGCTGCTGCTGGCATCACACCCCTTATCTAGACCAAGCACTCCCCTTCCCTCCACTCCCTCTTTTGCTTGGAGGGGCCCAAGAAAGCCTCGCTTTGTTCCCAGCTGGGGTGGGGACTGGGCGATCCAGGCAAGCGGCCCCTCCTCACCCAGCATCCCCTCCTGCACTTAGCTTCCCCTAGGAATAAGACAATGTTGTGAGGGAGAAACTTTAGTTCTCTATAAATAACTTTTAGTCTGAGAGGAATGGGGAGACTTTGGGAGAGTCTTCACAGAGAGCTGACACTGGCTGACTTATGTCTTATCAGGAAAGCAAGAATTTGGCATTTTCATCTCCCACAGGCTGAAGCAACCTCTCCACCCCACTATGGCTGATAAGGCTGGGGAAAGCTCAGACATTCAAGGGATTGCAGGGTGCAACACGCAAGTGTCCACAGAGCAAGTAGATCAGGTGGGGAACAGTGAATGAACTGATTATAAAATTACCAGACTGATGTCACCCTGTGGCTCTAATCTACACAACTAGAAGGAAAACCCAAGAGATAAATTACTCTCCTGAGGGAACCACCTGAAATGAAACACTTGCTTAGATCTTTGTTTAAATATTATTGTCAACAGCCtaacaaaatttttataaaacaatgtttgtgatggacagataGATACAACACTTGAATCCGGACAACATCATTTGACACCCCATTTGATCCAGTTATAACTATAGCTGAATAAATCTTTGAAACTCCCagatattcaaataaataaattaccttTCAGCCAGTTAGTTTGAGATGAGTTTCTGTCATTTGCACCCAAGAGAATctagaataaacaaatatttgaataaaattggCACTTAACATTTGTTAATTCTGTTTGAACTacagatataaatgaacttatgtGAGAGTACTTTTAATTCataacagaaagaaatagaaaataaatggagaaatgatTATAGATTTTTATAATCCTTCATCTGCAAGAGCtttgttaaatttcattttatttataatttttcttagcttttaatgttgaaattttcttaatatatgtaCATGGGACAAAAGCATGTTTAACAAAAAAGGTCAAGGTCCtactatattttgaaaaacttttacATTCCAGACAAGGCAGGTTCTACTTgttattggaaaggaagaaacttTGACATAGATTTAAGGccaatgtaaagaacagatttaaaaacaactatttataaaatatgaggGAAAAGGAGCAAAGAAGATTGCATTTGTGATTAATTATGGTAATAGCACAAAACTAGGGTCAATTAAACATTTGTCTAGCACTGATGCCCCTTTAGcctcaatacacacacacatacacataaagcAGTTATTCAGCTTAACAGGTTCTAGGACACTAGATTAAATTTAAATAGTACCTAAAATGTACATGAGAATTTTATGATAGCTCCCACTAATcatcaaaaaatgaacaaaaaactcATCTCTACTCCCTCTTATAGCTCCACTGAAATAAGAGTAAACAGATTCAATTAAAAgttcaaccataaagaaaaataaaagtggcaGGGAGACAATAGCAATAAGCGTCAGGAAGCACAGAGtactgggtttgagctccctgtgtgatacggcaaatttccactggctagtttgcagtgggaggtgggagggaggctctagaggaggggacatacatatccctatggctgattcatgttgatgtatggcggAAACCAACAGaagaggcacttccctggtggtccagcagctaagactctgcactcccaatgaaggtggtctgggttcgatccctggccaggccCCCTGTCGTGATCAGGCGGGTGGAAAGCTGGGGGAGTTAAGGCAAGTCTGAACACAGAGTGTTCAGTCTGTATCTGTCTTTAtatatctacatctatatctCTTTGCCACTGGCTGAAGACTGGAGGTTTACTCCCTGGAGATGCTCATTCAGCAAAGCTCTGGACTCCGGGGCCCCAGCCTCCCGCTGGAGGTGGTAAGGCTGTGCTGAGGGGAGCAAGTGAGAATCGATATACCAACAATGTGAGCCTCTTGTCCACTAGGATCCCTGAATACTGTGAGTTAATTTAGGGTACAGCTTTCAGGCTACCTTTACCTTCTTTCTGCTCATTATtacatgttttgaattttttacaatgacatgtattatttatgtatgtaGACTAAATTCAGGAGGTAAATTACTTCCGAGAGACGTACCAGACCCAAAGAATGTGTTGCTTTGCTCCAACAAAGAATTGACATCTTGAAGAGCAGCTAAGTTGGAGTGACCCTCCAATGAAGCTGATAATCCACTGTTATTCACCAAGATCCAACTGCCTTTTGCAGACTTAACTCAACTATCCTTTAGAGAGCAATTGGGGTTAAGATCGCACAACTGATAAATATATGACCATAATTCAAACCCATTTGCTGGGCCCCAAAGTCTAAGCGGAGGTCCCGCACATGCATGAGACCTCTGTATCGAGTTGCCACTCACAAGTCTTGACTTGCAGCTCTAGCACTAgaaattcggagaaggcaatggtagcccactccagtactcttgcctggaaaatcccatggacggaggagcctggtaggctgcagtcgatggggtcgtgaagagtcaaacacgaccaagtgacttcactttcacttttcactttcatgcattggagaaggaaatggcaacccactccagtgttcttgcctggagaatcccagggacgggggagcctggtgggctgctgtctgtggggtcacatagagtcggacacgactgaagcgacttagcagcagcagcagcagcactagaAATTAGTTAGTCTCAACTTTTTGGTAagagaatacatttaaaaaaaaaattaccctctCCCAAACATTAAATGAATTGTAAGATGGATACCAAAGTAAGAACCATTCCTCCTGCGAAACCTGGATGATCTCTGATGATGTTTGAATAGTAACCGGCTTTCCAGGCGGTTTGGTAACGAATCAACATCCTTAACGGCCCAGACGGGCGCGAGCGGAAGGGTTGCTGAGAAGCCGAGTGTCCACCGCCCTCCGGCCTCACCCGCGCTTGGAGCCCCTGCTCCCCGGACTCGGACCGCGGAGCCCGGCAGAGCTCGGGAGGCACTGAAGCGCCAGGAGAGACTGTGACCACGACAAATTCACTTACAAGTTGCCCACTGAGGGTGGGAAGAGCTTCGACTCTGTGGCCAAACTGCAGAAGGCGAGGAGCTCGGAGGAAGAGCGAAGGGTTTCACCCCGGGGACGGTGCGCCAAGGCGAGAGCCATTGAGGGGGGATGTGGACACGGAGAAGGCCCAGGGTGCTGACAGCGACTCGAGACTTTCGTTACAGCTTCTGGTTGTTCCTCTGCAGGAACAGCAGGTCGTCTAAAAAATCCTCACACAACAGGGCTGCAGGTCCCCTTCACAAGCGGTGGAGACAGTTCAGAGGCGAATCTGCCGAGGGCGAGCTCGGGCCTTCCCGCTGCAGAACCAGGCAAAGAAAATGATCAGGATAAAGAAGGGAcatacataatgataaaagggtcgATTCCCCAAGAAGCTGTGTCAGTATTTAACAGGGATGGACCTAACAACGGAGTCAAAATTTGTGAGGCAAAGATGGATAGAATTACAAGGAGAAATAAACCAATCCACTATGACTCCAACACCCCTCTATCAGAAATGGACAGATCCAGCACGCACAAAATCAGTAAAGATGTAGCTGACAGGAAGAGCACCAGCATCGATTGTATCTGTTGACATCTAGATTACTTCATCCCAACAAATGCAGAGTATATATCTTTATCAAGCTCGCGTCCAACATTCACTAAGATAGACTACATTCTGGGGCAGAACACGGACTTTAACAAattcaaaagaacagaaatagaataCTCTGCACCAcagtggaattaaactagaaatcaaaacagaaaggTAGCTGGTAAACCTCCAAatagcaaaaattaaataatatagttgatacataagtaaaaaaaaagtctcaagagaaattttaaaaaattttatgaactAAATGAGAATACAACTTATAAAAACTGGTAGGACCAGTAAAAGCGATATTAACAATATGGAAAATATACAGCATTGAAGGcatgtattagaaaagaagaaaggtctaaaaaaaaaaaaaaagatctaaaacCTAAGCCTCCACCTTAGTAAACCAGAAGACTAAATCCAAactaaatagaagaaaagaataaaaatgaggacaaagatcaatgaaactggATATaggaaatcaatagagaaaattaagaaaaccaaaaatggTTCTTTGAAAGATCATTAAAACTGATAAACCTCTAGCCAGGCTaaacaagaaagagaagacacaaaCTGTCAATATCAGACATGAAAAAAGGGCCATCACTATTGATCCCACAGACATTAAAACAACAATAGAGGAATATTATTAACAACTCCATGCTCACAAATTCTGTAgatctttttaaagaaccaaatTTAGATATTgcttattttctctatttatccTTTCtctaatcttttttatttcttttctcctattaACTTGGGttcagttttctcctctttttctagCTATTTAATGTAAACAATTGATTTGAAAGCTTTCTGAATCATTATTGTATGCTTTACAGCTATAAGTTTCCCGCCTAGCACTGCTTTGGCTGTATCTCATACTTTTTGAtatgttgaatttttatttccatttttctcatgCTATTCTCATTTCCCTTGTGATTGCTTCCTTGACCCATTGATTATTTAAgtgtatgttgtttaatttccacatatttgtgagttttctattttccttctatttctagttttattccaTTGAAATAAAAAAGGTACTCTGTATGATACCACATAGAAGATAGAGTCTCAGCTAGGATAATGAGGAAGGGAAATAGGAGGTgggcttgataaatatttagggCAAAATATTTAGGGCAAATAGGCAAAACGCTTTGTTTGGTTGTATGTAAATGGTAAGAGAGGGAAAGCAGAGGACAACACCCTGGGTGACCAGGTGGGCAATATTCTTCCTAATTAGAAGTTCCCCTGCTAACTTTCCTCTGGTGTCCATTCTTTTGTCATCACAAGATGGGCTGAAATATGTAATTATCTGTGTGCTTATTTATTTAGTGGTAGTCTGTCCCTCTAGGCTGAAAATGCAGTGGAGTGGAACCATGTCTGGCTTTGTTCTTCCTTATACCCCTAGCATTAGCAAATTGAGAGACACGTAGTCAGCACTGAATAAAAACTGTCCAAAAAACATACAGAATGGGAAAGTGAATACACAGGAAGAAAGGATATTTTAAGAGGTTCCTTTTTGGACGTGGTGAGTTTGACAGACTGTGCAAACATCCAGGTGGCAGTTGGAAATGAGTCTGAAAACTCAGAAGATTTGCTTTGGAGATGAGGATTTGAGAGTTACCAGCATTTAATGAAAGCCTGAAAGTGAGAAGAGCATTAGGAGCAGGCCCTGATAAAGTTCAACATTTGAAAGGATTTACTTCCTTCTACTTCTTGCCTTCTGGAAATGCACCTTCACTGTCCCCTGGCAGTTCATGGAGCAGGCGTATGATGGTTCCAGGGAGAAGCCACCCACACCTTCACGACCTTTCCAGGGAGACATCATATGACATCATATAATATCTCGCCCCCATCTGTTCTCCCCAGTCCTTTAAACAACCCTTGATTTTCAGATAATTCTGTTCCATGAAATCTCCCTGCACCGGACTATGGAACGGCAATTATTCTCAATATCCTGGACGTGAAATAGGAAATTGCTACTCTGCTTAATCAAAATGTAGAAATCTTActctttcccatttctttttccagttagATACCTTTGTTTGTTGTCTGTCCACCCTTAAGGCCAAATGAGGACTGTGTTGATACAAATACCTGTTTTCTATTACTACTTGgtttactatttctgttttgttgactgtGTGTTCAGTCACAGCAGGGTCTGTGTACTTTAACCTGGTGCCGACCTTGAAGGAATCACAGGCTATGTCAAGGCGACGGGACTTCCTGACTTTCCCAGGACCAGTCTGCTGAAAATATTCACTCTATAACCAAATGACATGTCAGACTTCAGGCTTTGCTTCAGATAATGCTCATCAAGGAAGGATCCAGGTTCCTCCTGCCTGTCCTGACATCCTTAGTTATACTGGCTTTATCCTCACACTTGTCATCTCATGGACAGGGATGTTATCCCACCACCAAGTTTTGTGTCCCCAGGAagatggggcaggaggagggggaacaaaggagaaaagaaatttccTGTGCTAAGTCTTATCACTTCATCCCAGAATGGAAGTCCTCCCTCGTGGTTTCTACCTGCATCTCATTGACCACCTGCAGCTTAAAGGGGGCAGAGATCAAGATTGTAGCTTTTATAGCTTCTATGATAAAGCTTGGAAGGAGATGGGTGAAATGAAAGCTGAGAATTGCCAATCAAGTCTTTCACATTTAGAAATGAGCATTCATTATTATGTCTGCATATTTCCTAAAATCCTGTGAACATATCTTAAGCTAATTTACTCATGCTGATGTTGATTTCTATTTGCATAATTCTTAGAGTAATCTTATTTCAAAAATTTCCGCtctgtaaaatatgaaaaatattatccatccttttttattttcagctttgaTGTCAAAAGTGAGCTAGAAAAggaattgaaaatatttctaaatagatGCTAGTTCTGGGTGAATAAGATACATTTTTCTCCATGTTATTTCTTAAGTTAGTTCCAAGAATTTTTGCCAGTGCTGGCAAGAATTTCTTTGGATGGCAAGCAACAGTACCAAGGACAATTTTGCCTGTCTTTCCATATTTGTGCCTGCTTGGCACATTGCATAAAAATAGGAACTGATGCAGCTGTGAAGTCAGAGAACGCGTTTTATGTATGGACTTTTTTCACAGAGAAGTGCTTTGTCTCCCTCTGGTGGATAAGTGTACCTTTGCAACATCAGCGATAATTCTCAGGCAATTTTAATTTAGGACGTCCAGTGGTGCAATAATCCCAATATGTGCTGGACGTGCGcacgccacacacacactcactcacacactcattCACTCAGACTGGTCCCTGGGCAAAACTGTCAAGTAATTTCAGCCTGATTTTGATACCCTATGTGTTTACCAAAAACTTTCTCACATATTTtgtcatttaattctctcaaGAACTTATTAAAATGAGTATTCCCTCTTCCCGTGAGTACAAACACCTGCCTAAGAACACAGAGCCGTAGAGTAAATTAGGGGCACACAGACCCTGATTTTCCCTGCATCTTTTTGCTCATTAAATCTTACTCTGCCAGAATTGGCTTCCCTCTCAACTTGTAATCTTTTCCAAAAAACTTTCTCAAATTCCCACTGACAATAGATCAattttagttattaaaataaGATCAAATTCTGCCTCTCACAATGGTTGACCAGATGTTTCTGCACCCTCCCcaaaaacaactagaaaagtACATGCTAATGAAAGACTGAAAAGGCAAGCCAGGGAGTGATAAATAATATTTGCAATGAATATAACTGACAAAAGAACTCAGATCAACTCTTAAGACTCACTAAGCAAAAGACTggcagtacaaaaaaaaaaaaaaaaagaacaggagacTTCTTAAAAGGGAATATTGAAATAGTAACTATACAAAGCATAGCTCATCTTCATTAagtatacaaataaatacaaattaaaactacaaagtATTCACCTGCCACACCCATCAGAATGGTAAAAATTGAAAAGACTAACAATGCTAAGTGATGGGGAAAAATTACAACTCTCATACCCCTCCCCACCTGGCCACTGGTGAGGCAGGGTGAGGAGGGGTATGAGAGATGGCATCTCCTAAATTTGAAGATACATGGATATCTATGACACAGCAATTTCACTCCCAGGTTGACCCACAGAAAGGCATATAAGTGTGTACTCAAAGACATGTTTAAGAACATTTATGGCATTATTTATAAATAACCAAAAACTGGAAGCCTAAATGTCCTTTGATAGTAGAATGAATAAATGGTGATATAATCATACAACAGAATTCTGTATAACAACGAAAGTGGAAAAAACTATAGCTACATACATGATAAGTGGTAACATGAAATTTTATACAAAGTCAGGCACAagcaaagtatatttttaaattttcatttatataaagctCAAAGCAGGCAAAATTAATCTATGGTCTTTCCATAGCTACCAATAAAATGGCTGTTTACAAACATAGTTGTCTAAAATTTTATcagtttaaaagtttttttccagtttaaagAATCCATCATAACCATTGAGGAGTAGAGTCTTAAGTAAGACATGAAAGATGTCTCATAAGATTGTACAAAGGATGCAGCCCTCACAGGATCTAGAACGTTTATTTGCAAAAATAATCAAAGTAAAGGCCCTTATTATACTGGTGGATGCAATGAAAGTTGACATGATAAAGGCCCTTAATGGATTGGGATCCCTTATGATAAACTCTGCTGAGAGCTAGTGGGGCCAGTCAGAGACTGTTCAGAATCCTAGTCTATTCAACTGGCTTCCAAATGTACACCATATGAGTACCTTCCAGACTACAGAGACCAAGAAGAGTTTTCTCACTGATAACAAACCACGCTCTCAAAACGTAGAGCAAGATGCCTAAGAAGATCAGATAGAATATGTTTTAAAGACTCAGGGAGATAATGCAAGTTCCTCCTGGAAAGGTGTCTGGGTTTCTCACGCCAGCAGACTAAAAAAACATGGGTGCTCAGAGCACTGGGTGGCCTGTTCTTATGTGTGCAGCCCAGAGGAGCGTGTCTTCACTCATTAaggagtgggtttccctggtatgAGCGTTTTCCTCCTGTAAATTTCTCAGTtgcaacacatatatatggaatttagaaagatggtaacgataaccctatatgcaaaacagaaaaagagacccagatgtatagaacagacttgtggactctgggagaaggcgagggtgggatgtttcaagagaacagcatcgaaacatgtatattatctagggtgaaacagatcaccagcccaggttgggtgcatgagacaagtgctcaggcctggtgcactgggaagacccagagggatcgggtggagagggaggtgggaggggggaccgggatggggaatacatgtaaatccatggccaattcatttcaatgtatgacaaaaaccactgcagtgatgtaaagcaattagcctccaactaataaaaatggaaaaaaaaaaatttctcagttGCCTGAGAAAGCTCTAACCAGCTGGGAGGAgctttttgtctctatttttggAGCTAAAAGCTCTCATGTTATCTTCACTTTTATTCCAGTAAACTCAAAGCACCCAATTCAAGGAAAGACACCAGGTTAACTTACCTAAGTACCCAGTCCAAACCTTACCAGGTCTTTCAACTGGGCATTCTTCTCAGTGCAACTCAACTGAGCAGCCTTACCAGTGTCTTCCAACTGGGAATTCAGGTACCTCTTCTTgaacaggcttcccttgtggctcagctggtaaagaatccgcctgcaatacaggagacctgggttctatccctg
This window harbors:
- the LOC110122451 gene encoding uncharacterized protein, which produces MSTDTIDAGALPVSYIFTDFFGHRVEALPTLSGQLVSEFVVVTVSPGASVPPELCRAPRSESGEQGLQARVRPEGGGHSASQQPFRSRPSGPLRMLIRYQTAWKAGYYSNIIRDHPGFAGGMVLTLILLGANDRNSSQTNWLKDLNLNFLEKLHGERLGSLLLAEAWGLAPVRPPLWAEFPLDRPGAPLQLLTLQGEGTPLAAP